Below is a genomic region from Caulobacter rhizosphaerae.
CCGGCTCACTGAGGGCGTAAGGCGTCCTGTCGAACACCGCCGCGTTGCCCTGGTACATGTAGAGCAGGTCTTCGCGCGTCCCCAGGAAGATGCCGCGCAGGACCAGCGAAGCGACGTGCTCGGGGTGGCGAATGGCGTAGACCAGGGCCAGGGTGCTGCCCCAGCTGCCGCCGAACACGTGCATCGGACCCCGGATGCCGAGCGCGTCGCGCAGGCGGTTGATGTCGGCCACCAGGTGGTCGGTGTCGTTGCGGGCGAGGGCGACGGCGGGGCCGTGCGAGGCCACGGTCGGCGTGCTCTTGCCGCAGCCGCGCTGGTCGAACAGGATCACCCGATAGCGCCCGGGATCGAAGAACCGCGACATCACCGGCGCGCAGGCCCCGCCCGGCCCGCCATGCAGGAACATCACCGGCTCGCCGTCGGGATCGCCGTATTCCTCCCAGTAGAGCGTGTGGTCGGGCGCCTGGTCGACCGGCAGCATCCCGGTGCGGTTGGGCCGGCCTTGCGGATACTTCCACTCGTCCGTGACCTTGCTGGCGGCCTGGAGCCCGGAGAAGTCCATCGGAGCCTCGTTGCGTGTTTGAGGAAACGTCGGGGAGGTGCGCCCGTCGCGCGCGATGGTCAATGTCGGAACCGGGCGATATTTCGTCTTGCGGCGGCTAGGGTGGGCGCCTAGGACGGACCGACATTCGAACTCTGCGCGTGGCCCTCGTCCTTCGACAAGCTCAGGATGAGGACCATTTACAGGCCAGGGCGCTATAAAAACCTCATCCTGAGCTTGTCGAAGGACGAGGTTTTCGCCACAGCCACTGACGATCGATCCGTCCTAGACCGCCCCAAACCCCCGCAGGAGCCGCGCCCATGACCCAGACCTTCGACCTGATCGTGCGCGGCGGCGAGGTGGTCAACCACGCCGGCCGCGGCTTCACCGACATCGGCGTGCGCGGCGGCAAGATCGTCGCGATCGGCGACCTGTCCCAGGCCAGCGCCGACGAGGTGTTCGACGCCAGCGGCCTGACCGTGCTGCCCGGCGTGATCGACAGCCAGGTCCACTTTCGCGAGCCCGGCTTGGAGTGGAAGGAAGACCTGGAAAGCGGTTCGCGCGGTGCGGCCCTGGGCGGCGTGGTGGCGGTGTTCGAGATGCCCAACACCGAGCCGACCACCACCGACCCCGACGCCCTGGCTGACAAGCTTGCCCGCGCCAAGGGCCGCATGCACACCGACCACGCCTTCTATGTCGGCGGCACCCACGAGAACGCCACCTTCCTGGGCGAGCTGGAGCGCCTGCCGGGCTGCTGCGGCATCAAGGTGTTCATGGGCGCCTCGACCGGCAGCTTGCTGGTCCAGGACGACGAGGGCGTCGAGAACGTGCTGCGGCATGTGAACCGCCGCGCCGCCTTCCACTCCGAGGACGAGTACCGCCTGGCCGAGCGCCGCAGCCTGGCCCGTCCCGGCGACTGGACCAGCCACCCCGAGGTGCGCGACGCCCAGGCCGCCCTGCAATCGACCCACCGCCTGGTCCGCATCGCCAAGAACCTGGGCAAGCGCATCCACGTGCTGCACGTCACCACCCACCAGGAGATCGACTTCCTGGCCCAGAACAAGGACGTCGCCAGCGTCGAGGTCACGCCCCAGCACCTGACCCTGGTCGCGCCCGAGGCCTATGAGCGGCTGAAGGGCTTCGCCCAGATGAATCCGCCGATCCGCTCGGCCGAGCATGTGGCCGGCATCTGGCATGCCATCGAGGCGGGCGTCGCCGACGTGCTGGGCAGCGACCACGCCCCCCACACCCGCGAGGAAAAGGCCCGGCCCTATCCGGCCTCGCCCTCGGGCATGCCCGGCGTCCAGACCCTGGTGCCGATCATGCTGACTCACGTCGTGGACGGCCGGCTGAGCCTGGAGCGGTTCGTCGACCTGACCAGCCATGGCGTCAACCGGATCTTCGGCCTGGCCGACAAGGGCCGCATCGCCGAGGGCTTCGACGCCGACTTCACCATCGTCGACATGAAGGCCCGGCGCGTCATCACCCACGACTGGATGGCCACCCGCTCGGGCTGGACCCCGTTCGACGGCTTCGAGGCCAAGGCCTGGCCGGTGGCGACCATCGTGCGCGGGACCGTGGTCATGCGCGACGACGAGATCGTGGCGGAAGGGACGGGGGCGCCGGTAAGGTTCCTGGAGACGCTGGCGGGGTGAACCCCCTCCGGCCCTTCGGGCTCCCCCAGAGGGGGAGGATCTGTCGGCCCCCTCGACTTTCTTCGCCGCCCCTGTCGAATCCGCCCAACCTCGCGCGTCTTTCAGCGAGGGCGCGCGCCGCGCGCCGACGGAGGGTTCGATGAAGTACCTGCTGATGATCTATTCCAGCGAAGCCGAGTGGGCCCGGCCCGAGACCGATCCCATCAAGCCGGGCGTCATCGCGGCGCACGAAGCGCTGCAGGCGGAACTGCGGGCCGACGGCATGGCCTGGCTGGGCGCGCGACTGGTCGATACTCCGTCGGCTCGCACCATCGCCCAGACCGCCGACGGCCACGTGGTCCATGACGGACCGTTCGCGGAGACCAAGGAGCAGCTGGCCGGCTTCTACCTGGTCGAGGCGCCGGACATGGCCGCCGCCGAGGCCTGGGCGCGCAAGATCCCGCAGATCCCGGGCGGCAAGGTCGAGATCCGGGCGATCGCCCACGACGTCGGCTGAGGCTGATCGACCGGGCACGCCGAAAAACTTGCGGGCGAATGTCGAGTCCGGCCAGGCTGACCCGTCTCTGATCCGAGGCCGGGCGGCGCTGCCGCCGACCCGGCCATCGAGGAGGACTGATCCATGCAATACGCCCTGCTGATCTACGAGGACGAAACCGCCTATCGCGACGAGAACGGCCGCGCCTGGCAGGAAATCATCGTTCAGCACCAGGCCTTCGCCGCCGAGCTGGTCGAGAAGGGCCTGCTCCGGGGCGGGGCGGGCCTGAAGACCACCAACACCGCCACCACCGTGCGGCGGGCCGGCGGCCAGTGCGGCCTGCACGACGGGCCGTTCGCCGAGAGCAAGGAGCAGCTTGGCGGCTTCTACCTGATCGAGGCCGCCGATCTGGACGAAGCCCTGGCCTGGGCCCGCAAGCTGCCCCTGGCGGGCGAGGGCTCGGTCGAAGTCCGTCCGGTGATCGAAGGGACGACCTGACCGCGATGGCCAGGGGTCTCCTCGACCAGGCGGCGCGGGCGCACGGCGGGCGGGTGATCGCCGCCCTGGCCGCCAAGTTCCGCGACCTGGACCTGGCCGAGGAGGCCTTCGCCGAGGCCTGCCTGGCCGCCGCCCAGGCTTGGCCCCAGATGGGCGAGGGCGGGGACGGCGAGCCGCGCGATCCCGCCGCCTGGCTCTACAGCGTCGCCCAGCGGCGGGCGCTGGACATGCTGCGGCGGCGCGGGGTGCGGACCCGGCTGGTTCCCGACCCACCGACGCCGCCCCCCAGCGCGGAGGACGCCATGATCGACGACGCCCGCCTGATTCCGGACGAGCGGCTGCGGCTGATCTTCGTCTGCTGCCACCCGGCCGTGGCGCCCGACGCCCGCGCGGCCCTGACCCTGCGCCTGGTCTGCGGCCTGTCCACCCAGGAGATCGCCCGCGCCTTCTTGGTGGCCGAGCCGACCTTGGCCCAACGGCTGGTGCGGGCCAAGCGCAAGATCGCCGAGGCCGGCGTCGCCTTCCAGGTGCCCGGCCCCGAGGCGTGGCCCGAGCGGATCGGGGCGGTGCTGTCGACCCTGGAGATCGCCTACGCCAAGGCCCACGAGGATGCGGCCGGGGCGGGCCAGCACGCCGGCTACGCCAAGGAGATGCTGGACCTGACCGCCGTGCTGGCCGAGCTCTTGCCCGACGAGCCGGAGTGCCTGGCCTTCGCCGCCCTGGTCCGCTACGCCGAGGCCCGCCGCCCGGCGCGGCTGGACGACGGCGGGGCGATGACGCCGCTGTCCGAGCAGGACCCGACCCTGTGGCGGCGACCGTTGATCGACCAGGGCGAGGCCCTGCTGCACGCCGCCGCGCGCTGTCGTCGGCCAGGGCCGAGACAGCTGCAGGCGGCCATCCACGCGGCCTGGTGCGCCCGCGCCAGCCTGGGCGAGCCCGCGCCCTGGCCCACGGTGCTGGCCCTCTACGACGCTCTGCTGCGGTGGCGCGACGACGCGGTGGTGCGGCTGAACCGCGCCGTGGCGGTGGCTGAGGTGACGGGCCCGGTCCAGGCCCTGGCCGAGGTGGATTGGCTGGACTCCGTCGCCTTCCGCGACTTCGGCCCGTTCCACGCCGTACGCGCCGACCTGCTGGCCCGGCTGGGCCGCGGCGACGAGGCCGTCGCCGCCTACGACCGCGCCCTGGCCCTGGACCCGGCTCCGGCCGAGCGCCTGTGGCTGGAGCGGCGGCGGGGGCAGGCGGCGATGCGATGATCGTCGACCCTTTCAGCCGTCAT
It encodes:
- the pip gene encoding prolyl aminopeptidase; the encoded protein is MDFSGLQAASKVTDEWKYPQGRPNRTGMLPVDQAPDHTLYWEEYGDPDGEPVMFLHGGPGGACAPVMSRFFDPGRYRVILFDQRGCGKSTPTVASHGPAVALARNDTDHLVADINRLRDALGIRGPMHVFGGSWGSTLALVYAIRHPEHVASLVLRGIFLGTREDLLYMYQGNAAVFDRTPYALSEPGAYVAYPDEWKAFVEVIPPEQRGDMMGAYKAIFDARPDDDVGRRAQLRAAVAWSVWEGAISNMIPETGDPGKFGEADFALCFAQIEAHFFARNLFLEPDYITRNVARIAHLPIHIVHGRFDQVCPLTQASRLVAALESVGAAPATYVRTNAGHSAMEAQTVLALTAIMDGLPRL
- a CDS encoding dihydroorotase; the protein is MTQTFDLIVRGGEVVNHAGRGFTDIGVRGGKIVAIGDLSQASADEVFDASGLTVLPGVIDSQVHFREPGLEWKEDLESGSRGAALGGVVAVFEMPNTEPTTTDPDALADKLARAKGRMHTDHAFYVGGTHENATFLGELERLPGCCGIKVFMGASTGSLLVQDDEGVENVLRHVNRRAAFHSEDEYRLAERRSLARPGDWTSHPEVRDAQAALQSTHRLVRIAKNLGKRIHVLHVTTHQEIDFLAQNKDVASVEVTPQHLTLVAPEAYERLKGFAQMNPPIRSAEHVAGIWHAIEAGVADVLGSDHAPHTREEKARPYPASPSGMPGVQTLVPIMLTHVVDGRLSLERFVDLTSHGVNRIFGLADKGRIAEGFDADFTIVDMKARRVITHDWMATRSGWTPFDGFEAKAWPVATIVRGTVVMRDDEIVAEGTGAPVRFLETLAG
- a CDS encoding YciI family protein, with amino-acid sequence MKYLLMIYSSEAEWARPETDPIKPGVIAAHEALQAELRADGMAWLGARLVDTPSARTIAQTADGHVVHDGPFAETKEQLAGFYLVEAPDMAAAEAWARKIPQIPGGKVEIRAIAHDVG
- a CDS encoding YciI family protein, translated to MQYALLIYEDETAYRDENGRAWQEIIVQHQAFAAELVEKGLLRGGAGLKTTNTATTVRRAGGQCGLHDGPFAESKEQLGGFYLIEAADLDEALAWARKLPLAGEGSVEVRPVIEGTT
- a CDS encoding RNA polymerase sigma factor, translating into MARGLLDQAARAHGGRVIAALAAKFRDLDLAEEAFAEACLAAAQAWPQMGEGGDGEPRDPAAWLYSVAQRRALDMLRRRGVRTRLVPDPPTPPPSAEDAMIDDARLIPDERLRLIFVCCHPAVAPDARAALTLRLVCGLSTQEIARAFLVAEPTLAQRLVRAKRKIAEAGVAFQVPGPEAWPERIGAVLSTLEIAYAKAHEDAAGAGQHAGYAKEMLDLTAVLAELLPDEPECLAFAALVRYAEARRPARLDDGGAMTPLSEQDPTLWRRPLIDQGEALLHAAARCRRPGPRQLQAAIHAAWCARASLGEPAPWPTVLALYDALLRWRDDAVVRLNRAVAVAEVTGPVQALAEVDWLDSVAFRDFGPFHAVRADLLARLGRGDEAVAAYDRALALDPAPAERLWLERRRGQAAMR